GGTATCACTTCATTCGAACTTATTCGTATCTCAATATAGCTAGTCTCATTTCACCAGAGCCATTAGGCCACATCACGTAGTCAGCGAGTCTTAACCCAGATACTTTCCAAATTCcatgtatatttaatcacatgttaccacatttcacacaaactatcaccattgtaattcattaacctcattcgaatataagcatatagcatgtaccttaacttcatgtcataatatcattcgactttaatacatatatatatgtatatccctttcaataaatacacacatgacttacattcttctcatgacaaccattcggctaaacaacatataagtcactacaccttcaatttataaaactatcaacgcatatttcatatacattgcttacgtttataaaatagccattcggataacttacacaaatttaaattttagccattttggcctcaccacctatatatttatcttgtacatcaattcagcaatagcttataagcaattcaattagtttcatcaatgtttataacaaaatcacagattcactacaagctgttttcttgagcaacaatcattaaattatttgtaactggagctacggaactccaaatgaagtgccgtaaattttcaccaaaaatagactcatatatcttctatcgataaaattttcaggatttttggtttggccaatcaaaaccataattttcttaaagtttcccctatttcactgattgactatactgaccactcttcactatgaatcaaatttctcattgtacagatttcaaaatatgctcttgtttatttcatttgaaaatagactcattaaggagtctaaaaatataaattttatcttataacaatttttgtacgatttataatgattttctaaaaacagaacaggggatttcagattcattctgacactgtcacacaaaactttaaatatctctctataggaaattccttttctttcactgtttattttataagaaactagactcattgagctttgattacatattttattcagtctctaattccactccaacaatttatggtgattttcaaaaatcatgctactgctgctgtcctaagcagattattacaatttgctcttaaatttccaagtccaaacacttaagaacttaccatttgagtttaaaacatattatcacatataagtacttcttattatcacatacatatcataatttaaatcacttttctaataaccaatcggctaaggctcatagaagtaacttattccttatcattttactataggtaattacaccaattcatagtcccatctttacccgtattccatatcattcttatttataactaaacttatatgctagaaacttacctcggatgttgtcgaacagtTACGggtaggctactcgattgctttctccttccccttatctgatttagttcatctttgctcttgagctttaaaattaaataattgaatttgtttaattacctactcaactttaattctttaataatCACATTTGATAATCATATAACCTCCATACATGTTAAGTTTTATAAAATGTACTATGACTCAATATCATGCCTATTATTTACACGAATTtatctatatataatatatatatgtataactgAATGTCTCTATGTCACAAGGTACTTACctaaggtatatatttatatacctatgtgtgactaacacaatttaatcaattactcatttttatgcacaaccacgtacatacatatatatataatcataacatGCCTTAATATCTCATATACCACATTCGGCCCTAACCACTCAAATTTAGTTTTCATATACAAATTTCATTTCATGATCAAATGTAGCAATTTGCACATTGGTTCCATCTATGCTAAACAATGACTGAATATACATTTCGAAGAAATAACTTACTTAATATATAACTCACATTACCAAGTACATATAACCTTAATGACGAATGTATATCACTCCAATTCCAATGACCTAGCCATTTACCCCTTTTTAGCCGAATATCCATAAAAcatctagttcacatacacaaacacaatcTCTTAAggcttattatattttcaagtacaaatcaaatttatataaccgaatatacttatatatttaacTCATCAACCAATGTTTAATCATATTTTTCCCTAATACAAATGTATTCGGCAATGACCACAACCATTTAACCAACTTTAAAACAAAccataacattttaaatttattttttattcctcCCCctttttgaccgaatgtacacaCCAAATAAAACTCAACTAAAcaacaacatttttttttctttccaaaatacaCATACACACATACGGAAAATTTCAATTCATACTTTTCAACCATGAATTCTACTTATTTAGCCATCATTCAAGCTATTTAACATCTAACTAACATCTtcccaaaaacttatcaaaaGTAATATCAATTTAGCACTTGCCGAATGGACACTTGTTCattaattcatgaatttaaatcATGGGTTATCTATGTTATGTATTCATCCAtctaatttcataattaattaaaaataaaaaaaattgcattacATACCTTTAAATGGAgacaaccatggccgaatgccttggcttattcttcaccatttttttctttcccaaattcggcaatcaagaaataaaatgaacatctatcttttttttatcatcttttattgttttactaattaatttatttcaaaaataaagctATTACCtattataatacttaaataaaacatatattatacatcaaccatcatttatggccggccactaaacaaaattggtccatttgacatgcaaatccctcatgttaacatttcatgcattatttgacactttacaaatttacctatcacactttcaagttttatcacatgagtcctatcttataaattttacatacaaatgacaaaatcaaagcatgaaactttcacacatgcatttacacatataataaacatagaatttaacagttaattatttttatgactcggttttgtggtcccgaaaccactttctgactagggtcaaattagggatgtcacacaCTAAATCCCTTAACTTACTCATCCACTAACACACTTCTCAGAGTTTTAACCCCACCAAAACTCCCCCTGAAAACCGAGCAAAAACAAACTCCATTGCTCGTGCAAGTATTCAAACTCAAGACCTTCAGCATACTagcactccacttaaccaccagaccagtaggcccattctaatATACACTtaacaataattaaacataaGCCTACTGAGCAAGGTTAAAGCTTTATTcagaaaaatctcaaaatttgccAAAGGCAAGGCTTGAACTTATGGCAGATACTCAATTGTCTCCCACATTcgtaaaaacaaaaaatttaaattttggggtgttacaactctacccctctaaaagaaatttcttcctcaaaatttacctgatcagaacaaatgaggatactgctgacgcatcgaatccttaggctcccacgtggcctcatCAGTACTATGATTTCACCATAGCACCTTCGAATCCTTAGGCTCCCACATGGCCTCATCAGTACTATGATTTCACCATAGCACCTTCACTAAAAGGATAGATTTCCTTCGCAGGACTTTAACGTCGCGATCTagaatctgaactggctcctcgTCAAAGGTTAAATCTGGCCTAACCTTAATCTCTTCAACCGAAACAATATGCGTGGGATCAAAGCGGTAGTGTCTCAACATCAAGAAGTGGAATACATCGCGAATAcggtctaactctagaggtagctccaactgataagtgaTTGGCCCCACTCGCTTCAAAATACaatacgacccaataaacctagggctcagcttgcccttacgACTGAACCTCAGAATAtttttccatggtgagaccttgagaaatacaaagtcccccacagaatactccaTCTCTCATCTCTTCAGATCTACATAAGATTTCTATCTGTTCGATGCCGCTTTCAGTCGATCTCAAATCAACTTCACCTTATCATTAGTCtcaaaaaccaactcaggacccagaacACGTCATTTACCCAACTCAATCTAACACAAGGAAGtgtgacacttacgaccatatagagcctcgtaaggtgccatttggatGCTAAACTAGAAGCTATTATTATAGGGAAAGTCCGCTAATGGCAgatactcctcccaactaccttaaaaatcaataacacaactcctcaacatatcctctggTATTTacatcaccctctcagattgactattggtctgaggatggaacgcaatactgaagtctaaccttgaacccagagcctcatgcaactttttccaaaatcgagatgtgaagtgaggatccctatcagagatgatcaaaatcggtaccccatgcagtctcactatcttagAAATGTAGACCTTCGCCAACTTCTGAAGAGTATAATCAGTACGAACCAGTATGAAGTACGCTGACTTGGTCagtcgatccacgatgacccaaacaaaatccttcttaatgggtgtcaagggtaacccactaacgaagtccatcatcACACGCTCCTATTTCCATAGCGGTATCTTAAAAGGCTGCAACAaacctcacgcttcaaccctggccaccagtataactctcgaagatctcggtacatcttatatTTGCTAAGATGCATAGTGCAGGGGCTACTATACGCCTCCCTCAGAATCGGCTATCTTAAATCctcatcattcggtacacaaattcgacCGCGGAAACAAAGTACCCCATCACTGTTTACCCCAAAATAAGTAGTGCCACCACTCTCAACCTGACGAAAACATAACTCAATAGACTTATCCCCCAACTGTTTGCCTTAAATCTATTCAATCCATGTCGGTTTAACCTAGAGTTttgccaacagacttccatcatcgaataggctaagtcgagcgaacattgctctcagattGGTCATGGCTTTACAGCTCaatgcatcagccaccacattggccttgccgggatggtactcaatggtacaatcataatctttaagtagCTCGACCCATCTActctgcctaagattcaactccttctgagtgaggagatacttgaggcttttgtgatcggtgtagataatacacttctcatcgtagagatagtgcctctagatttttaaagtgaatactaggtagccaattccaaatcaagCATCGGATAGTTCACTTCATGAGTTTTGAGCTAAAGAGATGCATATGccaccaccttaccatcctgcatcaacacatagcccaaaccgacatgtgatgcatcactgtacaccatAAAGTCTTTACTAGGCTCAGGTATCTGAACAGGAGCCTGATTCAAAATAATCTTGAGCTTCTCGAATCTCTCTTGTTATGCATCCGTCCACACAAAAGGAATTCCCTTATGTAGAAGCTTAGTCAACGGAGCTTCGATCAAGGAGAACCCTTCTACAAAGCGCCGATAGTAACCAGCCAACCCTAGAAAACTGCAGATCTTAGACACATTCTTTGACAGTTTCCAATCCAACACCGCCTCAATCTTATAAGGATCgactcgaatcccctcagcagaaactacatgtcccaaaaaggtCACTTCCCGAAATctgaactcacacttactgaacttcgcatacaactatttctCACGAAGAATCTGTAGCACCACCCTAAGATGCTCATCGTGCTCGTCTTCAGTCTTaaaatacaccaagatatcatctatgaacattaccacaaactgatccagatagggttGGAACACTCAATTCATCAAGTCCACAAATGtcgctggtgcattagtcaaaccaaagggcataaataggaactcgtaatgtccatatcgagtcctaaatgtcatcttatgcatatccacctccttaacccttaattgatgataaCCCAAACgcagatcaatcttagaaaacaccgaAGCCACTCTGAACTGgttgaataaatcatcaatcctcgaaagtgggtatttattcttaatcgttAACTTGTTCAACTGTCGGTAGTTGATACACATCCTTATTGTCCCATATTTCTTTTCCACAAACAATACAAGTGCTACCCACTGAGACACACTGGGAcgaatgaacccacgatccaacaactcctgaatctgagccttaagctccgtaaGCTCCTTCGCTGCCATTTGGTAGGGGGCGATAGACACTAGAGCTATACCCAGAATAAGTTTTATCCCAAAATCCACTTCACGATTTGGAGGTAACCCTAGTAGCTCTTCAGGGAAGACGTACAGAAAATCCTTTACCGTTCTAATGTCCTTAACAGTAGAGTCCCCAGAATCAGAAACACTTATATAGGCCAAAAAtacctcacatcccttacgaaccaacttttccGCCACCAGTATagaaatcacattagacaaataattcTGGTGTTCTCCAATCAAAATACCTCATTATCCTCCTCAGTCCTCAATAAGACCCTTTTAGTTGCACAGTCCAAACTGATGCGGTGCTTGACCAACCAATCTATCCCCAATATCTTATTGAACTCCCCAAACAAAAGCTCTAGCAGATCAGCCAGAAATTCCATCCCTTGAGCCTCTAGCAGAAAATCTCTAAATAGTTTGTTAACCCGCGATAGCCCTAATGGACTCAGTACAGTGACCTCACTCATGGTGCTCTCAATCGATAATCCCAAATTTTCAGAAACAGAACAGgctatgtaagaatgagtagatcctaaATCTATCAATGCAGTGTAAGGCACATCATAAATAAGAAACGTACCCGTGATGATGTCTGGAGCATCTATGTCCTCTCGGTGACGTGCAGCATATACTAAAACAGGTTGCCTCACCTCGATCTGTCCAACACCTCTACTCTGTGCTCTTTTCCCAGAAcctataccattaccacccctggcttgaccacggcctctcAGTGGTTGTTATGCTACCCTCTATGGCTGCACAGTACCAGTACTTTAGGCTTGTATCTGATCGGCCCTCAACGGACACTCCCTAATATAACCCACATCTCAAGCAAGCCTCagtcctcctccaacactcgccctaaTGGTGTCTACCACAGTCGACACATGGTTGTGGTCCAGTAGCAATAATAAGGGCCCCAGCTCAAACTGGCCCATCAagtctggcctttttcttaagcTTCAGTACAGAacttgagggctctgaatccctcttgttcttacctCTCTCTCTATCATGATTTTAACGCTTAGCGTGCTTAACCTCCTCGGCGATCTTTTCCTTTTCCATCAGTGCAAAGAAATCAGCCCCTCTCTACGGAGCTATCAGGACTCTCAGgttatctctgaggccatccttaAAGCAAACACATCGCTCATACTCAGTCACCACCATACCTCGCACATAGAGGCTCAGTCGtagaaattcagcctcatactcggccactgatcgATCTCTGTGTGTCAGATTTAGAAACTCCCTCCTATGAGTGTCCACATAATTGGCTCCCACATATTTCCCCTAGAAGGCAGTCTCAAAGAAATCCCAGGTCAGACGttcaggctgagtgccctccttaacagtaAGCTACCagtgataagcctcatctcgcaacagagagactgcaccctttaatttttgcttaGGGGTGCAATCTAAGTCATCCATAATCCGTTCCGTAGCCTCTATCCAGTACTCGACCACGTTAGGGGCGATTCCTGTGACACCCTTAAAAAGCTCAGCTCCATTGGACTGGAGTCGTTCCATAACCGACCCTCGGCCCCCAGATCTAGTATTAGGCCCAGCAACTCTCTCCAAAATCCTGAGGATAGCCtaggacaatgcgtcgtccccagccatgCGATTATGAGACCCAGTCTTGGTAGCAGGTAACACCGGCGTCTCACTCGTGTCCAAATTCGATATATTACCCATGGAAGAGGATGCAGCTCAatcccctctacggcctctacctcggcctctagcACCCCGTCCGTGGATACCTCATGCAATCATTTTCTGATTGGATTTATCTTTTTTAAGAGTTTTATGAATCAAttacaattcaataattattagtAGATGTTTTATGTAAACAGTTTTAGAAATTTAGAATGATTTTCGTAAATCGCAATCTCTATCAGTTTTGCTACAGTCTCAATATACACTAACTAAAGTGTTTTCAGTACGgtatactacctatagtagtttcaaaatatcacatcattttcaattaaagcatatatTAGTTTCAGAGTACTTACAAGATCGGCGTCGAAAACTCGATGTACCACGTACTCGATAagaacatttcaaatcattttaagAATCAATTCttcaaaaaccaattaaaaacctataatccacagccgagttttgcaacctggctctaatactaataaatgtaacaccccaaactcggactagatgttatggccaaatctagcgatgtcacatgatagggtgtttaaGAAAATCGTGTTGTCACGACCAAACCATTTTCACTT
This window of the Gossypium hirsutum isolate 1008001.06 chromosome A09, Gossypium_hirsutum_v2.1, whole genome shotgun sequence genome carries:
- the LOC107960421 gene encoding uncharacterized protein translates to MERLQSNGAELFKGVTGIAPNVVEYWIEATERIMDDLDCTPKQKLKGAGKYVGANYVDTHRREFLNLTHRDRSVAEYEAEFLRLSLYVRGSGKRAQSRGVGQIEVRQPVLVYAARHREDIDAPDIITGTFLIYDVPYTALIDLGSTHSYIACSVSENLGLSIESTMSEVTVLSPLGLSRVNKLFRDFLLEAQGMEFLADLLELLFGEFNKILGIDWLVKHRISLDCATKRVLLRTEEDNELVRKGCEVFLAYISVSDSGDSTVKDIRTVKDFLYVFPEELLGLPPNREVDFGIKLILVSAEGIRVDPYKIEAVLDWKLSKNVSKICSFLGLAGYYRRFVEGFSLIEAPLTKLLHKGIPFVWTDA